A window of the Nibribacter ruber genome harbors these coding sequences:
- a CDS encoding ABC transporter ATP-binding protein — translation MKEPLIHTQDLRYSYGNQEVLKGLNLEIPKGSIYGFLGPNGSGKTTTIRLLLGLLQPKKGSIHLFGQDLWQHRLPALQKVGALIEMPSLYRHLSGKDNLEVMRRQLGLEKSRIDHVLQVVRLSQEANRLVKHYSLGMCQRLGIALALLSDPELLILDEPTNGLDPSGIREMRELLKDLNQEHGKTIFLSSHLLSEIEKTVTHLSIIHQGKMAFEGAVQDLAHVASTATGVEVEVDNVFLAQEILQQNGYVTTVKEGHWVTIPVKDKHEVAALNHLLVGQGIAVSGLSYAQQNLEDLFLALTEKTPISVETTASPTLSLV, via the coding sequence ATTCCTACGGAAACCAGGAAGTCCTGAAAGGCCTGAACCTGGAGATCCCGAAGGGCAGCATCTATGGCTTTCTGGGGCCCAATGGCTCTGGTAAAACCACCACCATCCGGTTGCTCCTGGGCCTGCTTCAGCCCAAAAAGGGGAGCATTCATTTGTTTGGACAGGACCTTTGGCAGCACCGGTTGCCCGCCTTGCAGAAAGTGGGGGCGTTGATAGAGATGCCCAGCCTATACCGACACCTTTCCGGAAAGGACAACCTGGAGGTAATGCGCCGCCAGCTGGGTCTGGAGAAAAGCCGGATAGACCATGTGCTGCAGGTAGTACGGCTGTCACAAGAGGCAAACCGCCTAGTAAAACATTACTCTCTGGGCATGTGCCAACGGTTGGGTATTGCCCTGGCGCTGCTCTCTGACCCTGAACTGCTGATTTTAGACGAACCTACCAACGGATTAGATCCCAGCGGAATACGGGAAATGCGGGAGCTGTTGAAAGACTTAAACCAAGAGCACGGCAAAACCATTTTCCTGTCTAGCCACCTCCTCAGCGAAATAGAGAAAACGGTCACCCACCTGTCCATCATTCATCAAGGGAAAATGGCCTTTGAAGGAGCGGTGCAGGACCTGGCCCATGTGGCTTCTACCGCTACCGGTGTGGAGGTGGAGGTAGACAATGTTTTTCTGGCGCAGGAAATCTTGCAGCAAAACGGCTATGTTACCACCGTAAAGGAAGGCCATTGGGTTACCATTCCCGTGAAAGACAAGCACGAGGTTGCCGCTCTAAACCACCTACTGGTAGGGCAGGGCATTGCTGTTTCTGGCTTATCCTACGCCCAGCAAAACCTGGAAGACCTATTTCTGGCGCTCACAGAGAAAACACCCATTTCAGTAGAAACTACCGCCTCACCTACATTATCCCTTGTCTA